The following DNA comes from Arcobacter cloacae.
TCATGTTCAGGTATGTTTACAGCCAATTCTATGAACACACTTATGGAAGCAATGGGAATTGCACTTCCTGGAAATGGAACAATTTTAGCTTTAACTCCTGAAAGAGAAGAATTATATAGAAAAGCTGCTAGAAGAATTTGTGAAATTGCATTAGATGAAAAGCAAAGAGAAAAATATAAATTAAAAAATATTTTAAATGAAAATGCAGTTAGAAATGCTTTTGCTGTTGATATGGCTATGGGTGGAAGTTCAAATACTGTATTACATATGTTAGCAATTGCTAAAGAAGCAGGTGTTAATTTTGAATTAAAAGATATTAATGCTATTTCAAAAAGAGTTTCACATATAGCAAAAATTTCTCCATCTTTATCTACTGTTCACATGGAAGATATTAATAAAGCTGGTGGAGTAAATGCTGTTATGAAAGAGATGACAAAAAGAGGTGATGATATTTTAATTGATAACCTTACAATCTCTGGAGAAACAACTTTAGAAAAAATCAAAGATTCTTATATAAAAGATACAAATATTATTCACACTATTGATAATCCATATTCACAAGTTGGTGGATTAGCAATTTTATATGGTAACTTAGCAGAACAAGGTGCTGTTATTAAAACTGCTGGAATTACTGGAAGTAGAGTTTTCACTGGTAAAGCTGTTTGTTTTGATGGACAACCTGAGGCTATTAAAGGTATTGTTTCTGGAAAAGTAAAAGCTGGTGATGTTGTAGTTATCAGATATGAAGGACCAAAGGGAGGTCCAGGAATGCAAGAAATGTTGGCACCAACTTCTTTAATCATGGGAATGGGACTTGGAGATAAAGTAGCACTTATTACAGATGGAAGATTTAGTGGAGCTACAAGAGGAGCTTCTATTGGTCACGTAAGTCCTGAAGCAGCTGAGGGTGGAATGATTGGTTTATTAAAAGATGGTGATGAAATTCATATCGATGTTGACCAATATATCTTATCTGTAAATTTATCTGATGAAGAAATAGCAAAAAGAAAAGCTGAATTTAAACCACTTAAGAAACCACTTAATTCTTCTTGGTTAGGTCAATATAGAGCACTTGTAACAAATGCAAGTAGTGGTGCTGTTTTAAAAACAGATTTATAATGATTAAATAGGGATTTTCCCCTATTTAATTAACTATTTATTAACTTTTTATTGGAAAATAGTTTACTCTTATACTTTATAATGTCGGTATAATAAATTCAAAAAGGATATAAAAGTGAAGAAAAAACTTTTACTAATTTCTACGCTAATTGCAACTCAATTGTTTGCAAAAACTATAGATTTTGAAATGATGGAAAAAAATCCAACAAGAATAGCTCCAAATTCAACTAATGAGATTTTGTCTTTCAATAGCAGTGTAAAAGATTCTGTAAACTCTATTGTTAATATTTCTGCTAAAAGACATGTGGATACGGGCTTAGATACTTTACCTTTACAAATGTTTAACGATCCATTTTTCAAAAGATTTTTTGGTGATCAATTTGGAAATCAATTCAAACAAAATAGAGTTCAAAGATCTTTAGGTTCAGGTGTAGTCGTTTCAAAAGATGGTTACATCGTTACAAATAATCATGTAGTTGAAAATGCTGAAGAGATAACTGTAACAATAGGTGATGATACAACAGAATATAATGCAAAACTTATCGGGCGAGATGCAGATAGTGATATTGCTGTAATAAAGATTGATTCTGATGTGAAATTAACTCCTATTAAACTTGGGGATTCAAATAGTTTGATGGTTGGTGATGTTATTTTTGCTATTGGAAATCCATTTGGAGTTGGGAGTACAGTAACTCAAGGAATTATTTCAGCTTTAAATAAAAATAAAGTTGGAATAAATAGATATGAAAACTATATTCAAACTGATGCTTCTATAAATCCTGGAAATTCTGGTGGTGCGTTGGTTGATAGCCGTGGAGCTTTAATTGGAATTAATACAGCTATTATTTCAAAAAGTGGTGGTAATAATGGGATTGGATTTGCAATTCCTGTTGCGATGGTTAAAGATGTTGTTGAAAAACTTGTAGCAGATGGAAAAGTAACAAGAGGTTATTTAGGTGTTGCTATTGGTGAATTAGATAATGACTTATCAAAAGTTTACAAAAGAAAAGAAGGTGCTTTAGTTTTAGATATATCACCTGAAACTCCTGCAGCTAAAGGTGGTTTAAAAAGAGGAGATTTAATCTATTCTATAAATGATAAAGCTATAAAAGATAGAAATTCTTTACAAAATACAATCGCATCATTTCCACCTGATGAAAAAATCAAATTAGGTGTTGAAAGAGATGGTAAAGATATCTCTGTGGATATAGTCTTAGGAGATAGATCAAGTTTAGTTCAAATTCAGTCTGATAACAATACTTTCCTTGGTGGTTTAAAACTAAGTGTAATTGACTCTCAATTACAAAAACAATTTAGATTACCAGCTGATTCAAGTGGAATACTAATTTCAGATGTAGAGCCAAAGTCAAATGCTGAAAAAGTTGGTTTCCAAGCTGGTGATATTATAGTTCAAATTGAAGATGTAGAGATTAAAAACTTTACAAATATAGAAACAGCTTTAAAAAAGTATAATAAGAAATATAAAAGAGTTTATGTAAATAGATATGGTCAAACTATTCTATTTGTAATTCAATAAAAAGGATTTCCCATTATTAAAGTACTTATGATTGAAGATGATTTAGAATTAGCTCAAATCATCACTGATTATTTAAAATCATTTGATATCGAAGTTATTAACACAGATAGTCCATATAATGGACTATCTATGCTTAATGTACATAAAGATTATCAACTAATAATTTTGGATTTAACCCTTCCTGAAATTGATGGTTTAGAACTTATTCCAAAAATAAGAGAAAAATCTAATATTCCAATTATTATAAGTTCAGCAAGAGATGATATTTTGGACAAAGTTATGGGATTAGAAAGAGGTGCAGATGACTATCTTCCAAAGCCATATAATCCAAGAGAACTTCAAGCAAGAATCAAAACTATACTAAAAAGAGTTGATCTACAAAATGAGCCTAAAAAAACTGAACAAAATTCACTTTTTGAAGTGAGAGAAGATGATATGCAAATACTTTTCAAAGGTGTTGCTTTAACTCTTACTTTAGCTGAATATGATATTTTAAAACTACTAATTCAAAGAAATCATGGTGTTGTTGCAAGGGAAGATTTTATTTACGCAAGTGATAATATAGAAGATGAATCTTCACTTAAAAATATTGATGTAATTATTTCAAGAATTAGAACTAAACTATCAAAAATTGATGATACTCAAACTTATATTAAATCAGTAAGAGGTATTGGATATCAGTTAATATGATAAAAAATATCTCTATTTCTACTTTTGTAAATATCATATTTACATTAGCTTTTATCTCTATTTTTATAACTTTTGCAATGTTTATCAATTATGATAAACAAAAACATGAACTTTCACTTCAAAATAGATATGAATTGATTGCTGAAAATTTTTTGAGTACCTTTCAAAACCATCCAACTTTTGAAACTTTACTTGCTTTATATAAAAAATTTCAAGTTATACCTATTGAAGAGAGAGAAAAAAAACTTGAAATAATAAAAAATGCCCAAGAATTAACAATAACACAAAATTTTTTAGGAACATATAGAGTTTATAAATATAATGACGTTTACTATATTTATGTACAACAATTTGGCTATAACGTTATGTTAAAAGACTCTACAAATCACAACTATAGTATGGCTTTTATTGTCATTGGATTTACAATATCATTATTTACTTTTTTGTTTTTATATGAAATTTTAAAAAGGAAATTACATCCACTAAAAGTACTAAATAAACAACTTATAGCATTTTCAAATGGAAATAAAGATATAAAACTAAACTATACAAGTAACGATGAAATAGGAACTATTGCAAAAAGTTTTAATGAAGCTATAAATATTATAAATAATCAATCAAAATCAAAAGATTTATTTATGCGAAATATGATGCATGAATTAAAAACTCCTATTACAAAAGCTATGTTTATTGCTGAAACTTTAAATGATGATAACAAAAGAGAGTCTTTACAAAGAGCGTTTAAAAGAATGGACGATATCATCAAAGAATTAGCAACGGTTGAAAAACTAACTTCTAAAAATACTATGATTTTTAAAGAAGAGAGCTCTTTTTTCAAAATATACACAAAAACTTTAGATTTAATGATGGTAAATCCTGAGAATATCGCTGCTAAAATTAAGGATTTTAAATTTGAAGTTGATACTTATATGATGTCTATTGCTTTAAAAAATCTTATAGATAATGCTATAAAATTCTCACCAAATAAAAAAGCAATTATAAATGCTTCAAAAGAGAAAATAGAAATTAGTTCTTTAGGAGAGCCTTTAAGTCATGAACTTTCTTATTATACAGAGGCCTTTTCACAAGAAGAAAAAAGAAGTGATGGTTTTGGATTAGGACTTTATATCGTAAAAACTGTTGTAAACTTGCATGGATTTAAACTAGAATATAAATATGAAGGTGGAAGAAATTACTTCATCATAAATATGGTGAAATAACTCTTCTTTGAATCTAAGACCTTACGTCTTTCATAACTTCAAACCAATTTGTATTGAAGTTCTTTTTTATATATTTAACCCTATGGGGCACTATACAGAGCGAACAATTTTGATGAATATAATCTTCACCAATATACTGACTTCCATCCCTTGAATTTATATTACAAACAGAATATAGAGTCTTTCCATCTGCTGTTTTTTCAAATCCTTCATCTTTAAATCTAAAATTTGGACAAGCACACAAATAACAATTTAAATCTTCCATATCGTGGCATTTTTTATTATCTTTATAAAGTGGACAAAAATCTGGTTCATTTTTTACCATATTTTCAAATTTAAAATACTCAATAATCTCATCTTTTGATTTATTTGTTAATTTTTTCATTACATTTGCGTGTAGTTCTCCTTGTTTTAAAAACCACTCCTCATAAGTCATACTAAAACTCCTAAAATTAATACAATAATTATAAATATATCTAAACGATTTCTAAGCCCTAAAGCTTTTAAAACATCGCTATTTTCTATATTTTCTTTTCCATCTCCAAAAAAAGGTTTATTTTTTATCTTTCCAAAATAAGAAGTTGGACCGCCTAGTTTAACATTTATAGCTAGTGCAAAAGCTGATATTGGATAACCTGCATTTATGCTTTCATGTTTTTTTCCATATTTTCTAAACTCTAAAAATGCTTTTTTACTAAAAAATAGTAAAGCTATTAAAATAGCTGTAATTCTTGAAGGAATAAAATTTGCAACATCGTCAAGTCTAGCAGAGAATTTACCAAATCTTTCATATTTTTCATTTCTATATCCAACCATAGAATCAAGGGTATTTATAGCTTTATAAATAAACGCTCCAACTATTCCAAAACATAAAAGATAAAAAAGTGGTGCAATTACTCCATCACTTAGGTTTTCAGCATAAGTTTCAATAGCGGCTTTATTTATTTGACTATCATTTAAATCTGATGTATCACGACTAACTAACATAGAAATTTTTAGTTTTTTTTCTTCTAAACTTTCACTTGTTACAACCTCTTTTACACTATCATAAAGCATTTTAGAAGCCATTGTAAATGATGCTAAAAATCCTTGAACAAAAATATTATCAAACAAAGATAAAAAATATGAGATTATAAAAACTATAAATAAAAGAGAAATTGTTAAAATAAAACCTCTAAAAACAGAATCCTTATAAAACTTCTTTTGAAACCAAGAGATATAATTTCCCATCAAAATAATCGGATGTTTAAAAAACTTAACTTCCTCATACTCTTTAAAAATCCTATCTAAAATATATGCTATCAAAGCTACTTCATAAAACATTGAACTTACAAATTTCCTATCTTTAAATTTTTTATTAGTGATATAATGAATCAATTGAAATAGTATCATTACTTTATTAAAAGGAGTTCAAGTGAAAGTACTACTAACAGGCTCTACTGGATATATTGGAAGGAGATTAAAACAAATACTTTTAAATGATGAAAATATAGAATTAAAACTTCTTGTTCGAAATAAAAAAAGTGTAACTACTTTAGATAAAAACGTTACTATCATACAAGGGGATACTTTTGATAAAGAGAGTTTGAAAGAAGCCTTAAAAGATGTAGAAGTTGCTTATTATTTGATTCACTCTTTAAGTAATGAAAACTATAAAGACCTAGATAAAATCTCTGCTCAAAACTTTCTAGATGTCGCAAATGAGTGTGGAGTAAAAAGAATCATTTATCTTGGTGGTCTTGGAGTTAAAAATGAAAATACAAGTGAACATTTATTAAGTCGAATCGAAACGGGAGAAATATTAAGCTCAAATAAAAATGTTCAAACTATTTGGTTTAGAGCTGGTGTAATAATAGGTTCTGGAAGTGCAAGTTTTGAAATTATTAGAAATTTAACTGAAAAACTTCCAATTATGACAACTCCAAAATGGGTAGATACAAAAGCTCAACCAATCGCTGTAAGTGATGTTTTATCATATTTACACAATGGTTTATATTTGGAAAAAAAAGAAAATTTGATTGTTGATATTGGAAGTGAACAACTAAGTTATAAAAATATGATGTTAAAAACTGCAAAGGTTTTGGGTTTAAAAAGATATTTGATTACCTTACCATTTATGAGTATAAATCTCTCTTCTTATTGGCTAAATCTTTTTACACCCGTTCCTTTTACCGTTGCAAAGGCTTTGATTGAAGGGCTTAAATCAGAAGTAATAATTCAAAATGACCACGCAAAGAAATATTTTCCAAACATAACTCCAATCTCTTACGAAGAGGCTGTAAAAAATGCTATAAAAGAGATAGAAGAAAACCAAGTAATTAGTCGATGGAATGACAAAGGAGATGGGGTTTGGGAAAAAAATGCTCAAAATGAAATCTCAAAAGCTGTATTTATCGATAGAAAAGAAGTAGATATTTCAAATCTTGAAGCTTCAAAAGTTTACCAATCATTTATTAGTATTGGTGGTGAAAATGGGTGGTTTGATTTTGATTTTTTATGGGAATTAAGAGGAATTATTGATAAATTAATCGGTGGTGTTGGACTTAAAAGGGGAAGAAGAAGCCAATGTGATTTGAGAATTAGTGATTGTTTAGATTTTTGGAAAGTTGTAGATTTACAAAAAGATGAAAGACTTTTACTTTATGCCCAAATGAAAGTTCCAGGGGAAGCTTGGCTTGAGTTTAAAATCAAAGATAATAAACTAATCCAATCAGCCTACTTTTATCCAAAAGGAGTTTTGGGAAGATTGTATTGGTATACTTTAGTTCCCCTACACTATTTTGTATTTAACAATATGATAAAAAGTATAATCAAAAAGGCTAAAAGCCTTTGATTTACTTTTAATTAACGAAAAAATTCACAAATATTTATATTTAAAACTTTTGAAATTTTATACAAAGTCTCTATATTATAATGTTTATTTTCAAGGCCTGCCTCAATTTTTCCTATAGTGCTAACTGACCTATGACCAATTGTTAGAGCTAATTCCATTTGAGAAATGTTTTTCTCTAATCTTTTTCTTTTTACATTAAAAGCAA
Coding sequences within:
- a CDS encoding ArsS family sensor histidine kinase, with the protein product MIKNISISTFVNIIFTLAFISIFITFAMFINYDKQKHELSLQNRYELIAENFLSTFQNHPTFETLLALYKKFQVIPIEEREKKLEIIKNAQELTITQNFLGTYRVYKYNDVYYIYVQQFGYNVMLKDSTNHNYSMAFIVIGFTISLFTFLFLYEILKRKLHPLKVLNKQLIAFSNGNKDIKLNYTSNDEIGTIAKSFNEAINIINNQSKSKDLFMRNMMHELKTPITKAMFIAETLNDDNKRESLQRAFKRMDDIIKELATVEKLTSKNTMIFKEESSFFKIYTKTLDLMMVNPENIAAKIKDFKFEVDTYMMSIALKNLIDNAIKFSPNKKAIINASKEKIEISSLGEPLSHELSYYTEAFSQEEKRSDGFGLGLYIVKTVVNLHGFKLEYKYEGGRNYFIINMVK
- the ilvD gene encoding dihydroxy-acid dehydratase, translated to MRSDEVKKGFDRTPHRSLLRATGLKDEDFDKPFIGVANSFIELIPGHFFLDKVSAIIKEEIKANGCVPFEFNTIGVDDGIAMGHDGMLFSLPSRELIANSIETVMNAHKLDAMIAIPNCDKIVPGMIMGALRVNVPTVFVSGGPMEKGYTKDGTPIDLATAFEAVGKHEAGEMSDEELKDIECNACPSGGSCSGMFTANSMNTLMEAMGIALPGNGTILALTPEREELYRKAARRICEIALDEKQREKYKLKNILNENAVRNAFAVDMAMGGSSNTVLHMLAIAKEAGVNFELKDINAISKRVSHIAKISPSLSTVHMEDINKAGGVNAVMKEMTKRGDDILIDNLTISGETTLEKIKDSYIKDTNIIHTIDNPYSQVGGLAILYGNLAEQGAVIKTAGITGSRVFTGKAVCFDGQPEAIKGIVSGKVKAGDVVVIRYEGPKGGPGMQEMLAPTSLIMGMGLGDKVALITDGRFSGATRGASIGHVSPEAAEGGMIGLLKDGDEIHIDVDQYILSVNLSDEEIAKRKAEFKPLKKPLNSSWLGQYRALVTNASSGAVLKTDL
- a CDS encoding SDR family oxidoreductase, which codes for MKVLLTGSTGYIGRRLKQILLNDENIELKLLVRNKKSVTTLDKNVTIIQGDTFDKESLKEALKDVEVAYYLIHSLSNENYKDLDKISAQNFLDVANECGVKRIIYLGGLGVKNENTSEHLLSRIETGEILSSNKNVQTIWFRAGVIIGSGSASFEIIRNLTEKLPIMTTPKWVDTKAQPIAVSDVLSYLHNGLYLEKKENLIVDIGSEQLSYKNMMLKTAKVLGLKRYLITLPFMSINLSSYWLNLFTPVPFTVAKALIEGLKSEVIIQNDHAKKYFPNITPISYEEAVKNAIKEIEENQVISRWNDKGDGVWEKNAQNEISKAVFIDRKEVDISNLEASKVYQSFISIGGENGWFDFDFLWELRGIIDKLIGGVGLKRGRRSQCDLRISDCLDFWKVVDLQKDERLLLYAQMKVPGEAWLEFKIKDNKLIQSAYFYPKGVLGRLYWYTLVPLHYFVFNNMIKSIIKKAKSL
- a CDS encoding helix-turn-helix domain-containing protein is translated as MEIDESEIEELHRKIAFNVKRKRLEKNISQMELALTIGHRSVSTIGKIEAGLENKHYNIETLYKISKVLNINICEFFR
- the cbiB gene encoding adenosylcobinamide-phosphate synthase CbiB, with the translated sequence MFYEVALIAYILDRIFKEYEEVKFFKHPIILMGNYISWFQKKFYKDSVFRGFILTISLLFIVFIISYFLSLFDNIFVQGFLASFTMASKMLYDSVKEVVTSESLEEKKLKISMLVSRDTSDLNDSQINKAAIETYAENLSDGVIAPLFYLLCFGIVGAFIYKAINTLDSMVGYRNEKYERFGKFSARLDDVANFIPSRITAILIALLFFSKKAFLEFRKYGKKHESINAGYPISAFALAINVKLGGPTSYFGKIKNKPFFGDGKENIENSDVLKALGLRNRLDIFIIIVLILGVLV
- a CDS encoding Do family serine endopeptidase gives rise to the protein MKKKLLLISTLIATQLFAKTIDFEMMEKNPTRIAPNSTNEILSFNSSVKDSVNSIVNISAKRHVDTGLDTLPLQMFNDPFFKRFFGDQFGNQFKQNRVQRSLGSGVVVSKDGYIVTNNHVVENAEEITVTIGDDTTEYNAKLIGRDADSDIAVIKIDSDVKLTPIKLGDSNSLMVGDVIFAIGNPFGVGSTVTQGIISALNKNKVGINRYENYIQTDASINPGNSGGALVDSRGALIGINTAIISKSGGNNGIGFAIPVAMVKDVVEKLVADGKVTRGYLGVAIGELDNDLSKVYKRKEGALVLDISPETPAAKGGLKRGDLIYSINDKAIKDRNSLQNTIASFPPDEKIKLGVERDGKDISVDIVLGDRSSLVQIQSDNNTFLGGLKLSVIDSQLQKQFRLPADSSGILISDVEPKSNAEKVGFQAGDIIVQIEDVEIKNFTNIETALKKYNKKYKRVYVNRYGQTILFVIQ
- a CDS encoding response regulator transcription factor; its protein translation is MIKVLMIEDDLELAQIITDYLKSFDIEVINTDSPYNGLSMLNVHKDYQLIILDLTLPEIDGLELIPKIREKSNIPIIISSARDDILDKVMGLERGADDYLPKPYNPRELQARIKTILKRVDLQNEPKKTEQNSLFEVREDDMQILFKGVALTLTLAEYDILKLLIQRNHGVVAREDFIYASDNIEDESSLKNIDVIISRIRTKLSKIDDTQTYIKSVRGIGYQLI